The following are encoded in a window of Heterodontus francisci isolate sHetFra1 unplaced genomic scaffold, sHetFra1.hap1 HAP1_SCAFFOLD_157, whole genome shotgun sequence genomic DNA:
- the LOC137358837 gene encoding deleted in malignant brain tumors 1 protein-like — protein MYFDLEDANVVCEHLQCGTVTSIPGGAHFGKGAGPVWKESYRCRGNETRLWECPVSSWDQFSCSHENDASVICTDENWSLILTNGGSWCDGRVEIYYNGSWGRLQDRHWTLNDANVVCTQLGCGEATAAYNYSKDGESEGPIWVNDVQCEGNELQLQNCILFTLNSSLTDSMDVGVLCSGSSPSNQQSSHLSSERNH, from the exons atgtactttgatctggaagacgccaacgtggtctgtgagcacttgcagtgtgggacagtaacctcaatcccgggaggagctcactttgggaagggagccggtccagtgtggaaggaaagttacaggtgtcgggggaatgagacgcgattgtgggagtgtcctgtttcatcctgggatcagtttagctgctcccatgaaaatgacgccagtgtcatctgtacgg atgaaaattggtcactaattctgactaacgggggaagctggtgtgatgggagagtggagatttactacaatggcagctgggggagattgcaggatagacactggaccctgaatgatgccaatgtagtctgtacacagctgggttgtggtgaagcgacagccgcttataactattcaaaggacggagagagtgaaggacccatctgggtgaatgatgtccagtgtgaaggaaacgaattgcagctccagaactgcatcttattcacattgaattcgtctctcactgacagtatggatgtaggggtcctgtgttcag GCTCCTCTCcatcaaatcagcagtcatcacacctctcctcagaaaggaaccattga